A section of the Chryseobacterium ginsenosidimutans genome encodes:
- the traK gene encoding conjugative transposon protein TraK, with the protein MLIKNIEQRIKINKIISISTIAFAVFIVIAGFFFAYRMIEDSRKSIYILDNGVPVLAKQTDVLLNRPVEYKAQIELFHRLFFTLAPDDTYIKDNIQKSLYLIDDSGKKEYTNLKEKGFYNQIIASSSMVSIHTDSIALNMEQKKFSFFGKQMITRKSSVITRMLITEGFFEDIIRSPNNPHGVILKNWRIINNEELSNQNKNSY; encoded by the coding sequence ATGCTTATTAAAAACATAGAACAAAGAATTAAAATCAACAAGATTATTTCAATCTCAACCATTGCTTTTGCTGTTTTTATTGTCATTGCGGGATTTTTCTTTGCATACAGAATGATCGAAGATTCCAGAAAATCCATTTACATTTTAGACAATGGGGTTCCGGTACTTGCAAAGCAAACGGATGTATTACTGAACCGACCCGTAGAATACAAAGCACAAATAGAACTTTTCCACAGACTGTTTTTCACACTCGCTCCAGATGATACCTATATCAAGGATAATATTCAAAAGTCATTATATCTCATTGATGACAGCGGGAAAAAAGAATATACCAATTTAAAGGAAAAAGGTTTTTACAATCAGATCATCGCCTCCAGTTCAATGGTCAGTATCCATACCGATTCAATTGCACTCAATATGGAACAAAAGAAATTCTCTTTTTTCGGGAAACAAATGATCACAAGAAAATCCTCTGTCATTACAAGAATGCTCATAACCGAAGGTTTCTTTGAAGACATCATCAGAAGTCCCAATAATCCTCATGGTGTGATCCTTAAAAACTGGCGAATCATCAATAACGAAGAACTATCCAATCAAAACAAAAATTCTTACTAA
- the traM gene encoding conjugative transposon protein TraM: MKKINFKDKKYVLPLLALPFLFLFGYVGAQFMKEDASAKDKPKELSLSLGETQDSIMTKNDAYDEFFKKEDNRTMLGGLDKESDSLLSYDDQLSLDQKREIDSLKAVNGRQNRYQARGDQSSYYNPNQQQGDDKDYKRSSEIIKMLNEKSYGNENNKYSDTQKEKPQSAQPDPVKYLKEQMLVMDSLEKSRDPEYQNKLAAEQRLKSNKDKMDDFLNSTFNVSKSGINSGFNAFYKEKENSFIKAVIDENNKGFLGSRIRFRLLEDIFVGNKKIGKGSILYGQISGFSMQRVNLNIVSVFTKGEIYPVNLSIYDVDGMKGLYVPQSVFRDMMREMGSNSVQGTQMDMGGKGFFSSIGSSLFTSTSKSITNLIKENKAKLKYNSYVFLIDEKQLKDSQNQQKK, translated from the coding sequence ATTAAAAAGATTAATTTTAAAGATAAGAAATACGTTTTGCCACTTTTGGCTTTGCCGTTTCTTTTTCTTTTCGGCTACGTGGGAGCGCAGTTTATGAAGGAAGATGCTTCTGCAAAGGATAAGCCCAAAGAACTGTCTCTTTCATTAGGTGAAACGCAGGATTCTATTATGACCAAAAACGATGCTTACGATGAATTCTTTAAAAAAGAGGATAACCGAACAATGCTTGGAGGTTTGGATAAGGAATCAGACAGTTTACTAAGCTATGATGATCAATTATCATTAGACCAAAAAAGAGAAATAGATTCATTAAAAGCGGTCAACGGAAGACAGAATAGATATCAGGCAAGAGGAGATCAATCTTCATATTACAATCCCAATCAACAGCAAGGAGATGATAAAGATTATAAAAGGTCTTCAGAGATCATCAAAATGCTAAATGAAAAATCTTATGGAAATGAAAATAACAAATACTCTGATACACAAAAAGAAAAACCTCAGTCCGCCCAACCAGATCCTGTAAAATATCTGAAAGAGCAGATGCTGGTAATGGATTCATTAGAAAAATCCCGTGATCCTGAATACCAAAATAAACTCGCAGCAGAACAGAGATTGAAATCAAATAAGGATAAGATGGACGATTTTCTCAATTCAACTTTCAATGTGAGCAAATCCGGAATCAACAGTGGTTTTAATGCTTTCTATAAAGAAAAGGAAAATAGTTTTATCAAAGCGGTCATTGACGAAAACAACAAAGGATTTTTAGGAAGCAGGATTAGGTTCCGCTTGTTGGAAGACATCTTTGTTGGAAACAAAAAGATTGGCAAAGGTTCTATACTATATGGTCAAATTTCGGGATTTTCAATGCAAAGAGTCAATCTCAATATTGTTTCGGTCTTTACAAAAGGAGAGATCTATCCTGTCAATCTATCCATTTACGATGTTGACGGGATGAAAGGATTGTACGTTCCACAAAGTGTTTTCAGGGATATGATGCGGGAAATGGGTAGCAACTCAGTTCAAGGAACACAGATGGATATGGGCGGAAAAGGATTTTTTTCAAGTATTGGAAGCAGCCTTTTTACTTCGACATCTAAATCCATCACCAATCTGATCAAAGAAAATAAAGCAAAACTGAAATACAACTCATATGTCTTTTTGATCGACGAAAAACAATTGAAAGATTCACAAAACCAACAAAAAAAATAA
- a CDS encoding DUF4138 domain-containing protein, whose amino-acid sequence MRTLLYTLLIFTAQFFTAQTATKEQIVSDLPEIEITEGINLHIISPEPIQYVDLSTEKLTGDLPATNIARIKITDHPDTDEKGKINIPSVFFNGNTIGIITVVAQSFIAQYKVVYRNQDNLNTITNIHIQPEAMQPVEFDKMVFSNLELRKFAMDIIRKKSEKNPIREEKNLKLSFQLNNVYVISDYIFLDMTIKNNSNLSYDIEDLKFSLEDKKIHKATNNQSVDLTPILQLNPQKHFRKNFRNIYVFKKFTYPNSKVMMIRLIEEQLSGRTIEMKVNYSDILKADTF is encoded by the coding sequence ATGAGAACTTTATTATACACCCTTTTAATATTCACAGCTCAATTTTTCACGGCTCAAACTGCAACCAAAGAACAGATTGTTTCCGATTTACCTGAGATTGAAATTACCGAAGGCATCAACCTGCATATCATTTCGCCGGAACCCATTCAGTACGTGGATTTGTCAACAGAAAAACTGACTGGAGATTTGCCTGCTACAAACATTGCCAGAATAAAGATCACAGACCATCCTGATACTGACGAGAAAGGAAAAATCAATATACCTTCCGTTTTTTTTAATGGAAATACTATTGGGATCATTACCGTTGTCGCACAATCTTTCATTGCACAGTACAAAGTTGTTTATCGAAATCAGGATAACCTCAATACGATTACCAATATTCATATACAGCCCGAAGCGATGCAGCCTGTAGAATTTGATAAAATGGTGTTCTCTAATCTTGAACTGAGAAAATTTGCGATGGATATTATTCGAAAAAAATCTGAAAAAAATCCGATTAGAGAAGAAAAAAATCTAAAACTCAGCTTCCAGCTCAATAATGTCTATGTGATCAGTGATTATATTTTTTTAGATATGACCATTAAAAATAATTCTAATCTGAGCTACGATATTGAGGATTTGAAATTCTCCTTGGAAGACAAAAAAATACACAAAGCCACCAATAACCAAAGTGTAGATCTAACACCCATTTTACAGCTCAATCCGCAGAAACACTTCAGAAAAAATTTCAGGAATATTTATGTTTTCAAAAAATTCACTTACCCAAACAGTAAAGTGATGATGATTCGCTTGATTGAAGAACAGCTCTCGGGGCGCACCATAGAAATGAAAGTCAACTATTCAGATATTCTGAAAGCAGATACCTTTTAA
- a CDS encoding type IV secretory system conjugative DNA transfer family protein — MQEQQHQIKIYGFLQKAVYAVVALDCASLFYLSADVPVVSNLLKNFSKLSFIYPPINAKFATLILIGLVAIGTKAKKKKDLNVATEIIVPMILGLLMIFSSLIWQNEAGNAKLPRVFPGFNLYQVIYAVLSFLGAVILQMGADSISKLMQQKMGKDRWNVEEESFDQNQELVTSDVTINIPYLFRYKNKSNKGWMNINPFRGTMVIGTPGSGKSFGVINPAIRQMIAKGFCLCIYDFKFPDLAQIAYYHYLFKKSKESEYDYNFHVINLNEIEKSKRVNPFHKKYIQTLAEAQEMAESMVSSLQKGGSSSGGGSEAFFTQSAINFLSSCIYFFATFENGKYSDLPHILSFMNRSYKEIFDTLFTNEEIFSLLSPFKTAYDNKAFDQLEGQIGTLKIFLSRLATKESFWVFSGDEVELKITDRDNPSIIILASDPGTQDINSALYSSVLNRILRLINSKHNLPGGIIADEFPTIYIHKIDNIVATARSNKVAVMLGLQEIPQLRQFYKKEVADTISAIVGNILSGSARDKNTLDWLEKLFGKIKQKSYSQSISQQGTTTSINEKMDNMIPAGKIAALKTGEMVGMIAQGEENDAEEYKTSAISGKIKLDLKAIQEEEKNYVKMPSYYSFVDKKGVNRKEEVLMTNFRKINKEVELIVNENIKAA, encoded by the coding sequence ATGCAAGAACAACAACATCAAATAAAGATCTATGGCTTTCTGCAAAAAGCAGTGTACGCTGTGGTTGCATTAGACTGTGCTTCGCTTTTTTATCTGAGTGCTGATGTTCCGGTAGTGTCCAACTTGCTGAAAAATTTTTCAAAGCTGAGCTTTATTTACCCACCTATCAATGCCAAATTCGCTACATTAATTTTGATAGGATTAGTTGCAATTGGAACAAAAGCCAAGAAAAAGAAAGACCTCAATGTTGCTACAGAAATTATCGTTCCTATGATTTTGGGATTGCTGATGATTTTCTCTTCGCTGATCTGGCAAAATGAGGCAGGAAATGCAAAACTTCCAAGAGTGTTTCCCGGATTCAATCTCTATCAAGTAATCTATGCAGTTCTTTCTTTTTTAGGGGCAGTTATCCTCCAAATGGGTGCAGACAGTATTTCAAAACTGATGCAGCAAAAAATGGGAAAAGACCGATGGAACGTGGAGGAAGAATCTTTTGACCAAAATCAAGAACTGGTAACGTCAGACGTCACAATCAATATTCCATATTTGTTCCGTTACAAAAACAAGAGCAATAAAGGCTGGATGAACATCAATCCATTTCGGGGAACAATGGTCATCGGAACGCCGGGAAGCGGAAAATCTTTCGGAGTCATCAATCCTGCAATAAGACAAATGATAGCCAAAGGTTTTTGTCTCTGCATATACGATTTTAAATTTCCCGACTTAGCGCAGATTGCGTACTACCATTATTTGTTTAAAAAAAGCAAAGAATCGGAGTACGACTACAATTTCCACGTCATTAATCTTAACGAGATAGAAAAATCAAAACGGGTAAACCCGTTTCATAAAAAATACATTCAAACTTTAGCGGAGGCACAGGAAATGGCAGAATCTATGGTTTCATCTTTACAAAAAGGAGGTTCGAGTTCAGGAGGAGGCTCTGAAGCTTTCTTTACCCAATCTGCGATAAATTTCCTTTCGTCCTGCATTTACTTTTTTGCAACATTCGAAAACGGGAAATATTCAGATCTGCCTCACATTCTTTCCTTTATGAACAGAAGCTATAAAGAAATTTTCGATACTCTTTTTACCAACGAAGAAATTTTCTCTTTGCTTTCGCCTTTCAAAACGGCTTATGACAACAAGGCGTTTGATCAGCTGGAAGGACAAATTGGAACTTTGAAAATATTCCTTTCCCGATTGGCAACTAAAGAAAGTTTTTGGGTGTTTTCCGGAGACGAAGTGGAATTAAAGATAACCGACAGAGATAATCCGTCCATTATCATATTAGCATCAGACCCGGGAACACAGGATATTAATTCTGCATTGTATTCTTCGGTACTAAATAGGATTTTAAGATTGATCAATTCCAAACACAATTTACCGGGAGGAATTATCGCGGACGAATTTCCGACGATTTACATTCACAAAATTGATAACATCGTAGCTACTGCAAGAAGCAATAAAGTTGCTGTAATGCTTGGATTACAAGAAATTCCGCAGCTCCGCCAGTTTTATAAAAAAGAAGTTGCCGATACGATTTCTGCTATTGTAGGAAATATTCTTTCCGGTTCTGCCAGAGACAAAAATACATTGGATTGGTTGGAAAAACTATTTGGAAAAATTAAACAGAAGTCATACTCACAATCCATTTCTCAGCAAGGAACAACAACCAGTATCAACGAAAAAATGGATAATATGATTCCGGCAGGTAAAATAGCAGCCTTGAAAACCGGGGAAATGGTCGGAATGATTGCGCAAGGAGAAGAAAATGATGCTGAGGAATATAAAACGTCTGCAATTAGTGGTAAAATTAAACTGGATTTGAAAGCGATTCAAGAAGAAGAAAAAAACTATGTGAAAATGCCGTCATATTACTCTTTTGTAGATAAAAAGGGGGTTAACCGCAAAGAAGAGGTGTTGATGACCAATTTTAGAAAAATCAATAAAGAAGTGGAACTCATTGTGAATGAAAATATAAAAGCTGCATAA
- a CDS encoding M23 family metallopeptidase: protein MKKLKYTFTLMVLFYSSLSSAQFNTIIPTLPKKSENIKVSDKTNIDEPVNQKKNKKMWKEVLNIITKSDLKNQIDSLKILIKEYGSIKDEGINDIEQLKTSLTQLTQNQPEDHRETSKKLAAVTTYDFVDEPTEYFSKIVMPLKNKLTVTSSYGTRTHPIFGSKKMHNGIDLKANYENVYSVIDGIVTATGWDSKGGGNFIKVKHFNRFETTYMHLSEIYYRIGEKVKAGFIIGKSGNSGNSTGPHLHFSVKEFGQNINPSHFLNDLIKVNNFNSNIQ, encoded by the coding sequence ATGAAAAAACTAAAATACACATTTACTTTGATGGTGCTGTTTTACAGTAGCTTATCATCTGCGCAATTCAATACGATTATACCAACATTACCGAAAAAATCTGAAAATATAAAAGTATCAGATAAAACTAACATTGACGAACCGGTAAACCAGAAAAAGAATAAAAAAATGTGGAAAGAGGTTTTAAACATCATCACAAAATCAGATCTGAAAAATCAAATTGATTCCCTGAAAATACTCATTAAAGAATATGGAAGTATAAAGGATGAAGGGATAAATGACATTGAACAACTTAAAACTTCTTTAACGCAGCTCACACAAAATCAGCCTGAAGATCATAGAGAAACATCAAAGAAGCTGGCTGCGGTTACGACCTATGATTTTGTAGATGAACCAACAGAATATTTTTCAAAAATTGTAATGCCACTTAAAAATAAATTGACAGTAACATCATCTTACGGAACCAGAACGCATCCCATTTTCGGAAGCAAAAAAATGCACAACGGAATCGACCTTAAAGCCAACTATGAAAATGTCTATTCCGTAATAGATGGAATTGTTACGGCAACCGGTTGGGATTCTAAAGGCGGCGGAAATTTCATCAAAGTAAAACATTTCAACCGTTTTGAAACAACCTATATGCACTTATCAGAGATCTATTATCGGATAGGCGAAAAAGTAAAAGCTGGTTTTATCATTGGGAAAAGTGGCAATTCCGGAAATTCCACAGGACCTCATTTACATTTTTCAGTAAAGGAATTTGGGCAAAATATCAATCCTTCTCATTTTTTAAACGACCTCATAAAAGTTAACAATTTTAATAGCAACATACAATGA
- a CDS encoding Eco57I restriction-modification methylase domain-containing protein, which translates to MKNEDFFNEINDDISVVEGNLKELIVFTNSKDTLSFLELLQLNKQTNNKTLITLNSGSNSKKFLNRYQNYDGKMFLCLTGDRTGNAITRKILTEFNGKNIKDVRPLYEISKNGNQDLTGYLENKLNLQDKNTNLVEPKNSENESNAIESRTTSDSQQVGNGTPEQNTRELSPKIQSEQNGSYGRGQAVGSNDAGNGLAGTERSDLGSRDRGRGSYDDSQQNNVGETQGRSVGGIVPGRTISDRIRSARRPSEVGENSTNNVELDALISKYKGQKLSNEQVAEVVSAACFVSENHKVILKENLKVTDDLKEICNKFQSGGTSKEGRGILDEYYTHDKIVDAVRNLIKDHFKTQNGISVLEPSVGTGNFIYAANELSVNSKITGFEINETTAKIAKLLHPEVEINLRSFETEFIDDTGNKKNSKDFSERYDLVIGNPPYGEHRGLYKGLGEEPKISKYEDYFVKRSLDSLKPNGVLAMVLPSSWLNRQSNLKNANILEGFRLPNGAFAGTQVGTDIIILRKNNQNISKDISNYFENNPTRILGETREKTNRFGRLEKYIHGNLDEALFKIEQFKNRKETQRIGNLFEDMFLEEEPKVENKVPVPKKGNAEIEDSARIENQNKNKVNVSEIQEKIELVLSKLNNIKFKSPAITNEISKYQKLREDLITKPTSFSEEKLKDLIEKSDRIISIHNTRVGKEYELQTKPGLKKGILKYQFSKQDEIVNTSLQNSSDITKEQIEAFRDTSYDGTLNNLGKHYQFANFIDGNWVHDFYYTEGNVYAKLEQLERDFADKNAVGGTENQYEKQKALLEKALPKTKSLDEIYISPNHEFVHKFELGQVEKDQYNHITKRTESVILDYNLAEKFKDFVGTLSSEAFAGSSAWEVRSFVDNETVTGSDKERNALVRERRKAAANDLFYKFVREELSDDIRNRFVKDFNRNYNNIHVPDYSKFPLFSRIYLHFKGQELRLTEVQKAGIGRQTTKGVGLLAHEVGFGKTLSGILSMHEAMERGNAKRPIIVVPNDSILKQWVETIFETIPNAKVNVLGNLGKDYDLSKFDNKDGEITIVTYEGFNNIGFSSEITEELSSKFSYISTSEMKGVTNTERDIQIELQKEKEIEGKMKRGKIYDWEDFGFDHLTYDEVHNANHIVGKVKIEDLRFASDFRSQNQQTSKLGINTWMAAQYIQDKNDGRNVTLLSATPFTNKPLEYYSILSLIANRRLEESGYFNVNTFFETFMEADNDMEIDAKGDVKFKANVRRFKNNSLFQQLLSEFIDIKGEEDNPELIRPNKINKEYKIEQNDLTREQYDLLNENFNETEKGAILTHILNARLIAISPYISLYYDGEEPSVKEFIKNSPKLKETMDLIRQNKKDLPDSGQIIYSELAVAQFPKLKEYLITEIGYKPEEIGIITGATNKNQRISIQNEFNEGKIKVVIGSEAIQEGMNLQENTTDVYMLTLPYNFTSLRQVEGRAWRQGNKNENVRINFMLTNDSIDVFMLQKLQSKQARYLEAMKKGADVLDISDISTHELKTSIITNPETRANIEIELMKKRIESEKNKHLADSAFVLRKYEDVLKVQELVTKAEHSYNRIEGYSKNGDANAEYWATQLPSYQKTIDLHKVQVQEVIENLAQKGIDVTQIEFQTKTTEDKIAELDKKLEELPETRENLVALYKIEKAEQLKANENRDYVKERLDENRALFCLFPKKGIYSNNPLHKSFGKTEVNVDLENKEVKRRR; encoded by the coding sequence GTGAAAAATGAAGATTTTTTTAATGAGATAAATGATGACATTTCTGTAGTTGAAGGAAATTTAAAGGAACTTATTGTTTTCACAAACAGTAAGGATACGCTTTCATTCTTGGAGCTTCTTCAATTGAACAAGCAAACCAATAATAAAACATTGATTACCCTCAATTCAGGTTCAAATAGCAAAAAGTTTCTCAATAGATACCAGAATTATGATGGTAAAATGTTTCTTTGTCTTACCGGGGATAGAACGGGAAATGCAATAACCAGGAAAATTCTTACAGAATTTAATGGCAAAAATATCAAAGACGTTCGTCCTTTGTATGAAATTTCTAAAAATGGGAATCAAGACCTGACCGGATATTTAGAGAATAAACTTAATCTTCAAGATAAAAATACTAATTTAGTTGAACCAAAAAATTCTGAAAATGAAAGCAATGCAATTGAATCCAGAACAACATCCGATTCTCAGCAAGTGGGAAACGGAACACCTGAACAAAACACTCGAGAACTTAGCCCTAAAATCCAATCCGAGCAAAACGGAAGTTACGGAAGAGGACAAGCAGTGGGCAGCAACGATGCTGGAAATGGACTTGCAGGCACAGAGCGGAGCGATTTGGGAAGCCGAGACCGAGGAAGAGGATCCTATGACGACTCACAACAGAATAATGTTGGAGAAACTCAAGGACGTTCCGTGGGCGGAATCGTACCCGGGAGAACTATATCCGATAGAATAAGATCAGCTAGAAGACCTTCCGAGGTAGGTGAAAATTCAACAAATAATGTAGAGCTAGATGCTCTTATTTCAAAATATAAAGGACAAAAACTGTCCAACGAACAAGTTGCGGAAGTAGTTTCTGCAGCTTGTTTTGTTTCCGAGAATCACAAGGTTATTCTCAAAGAAAATCTGAAAGTCACGGATGATTTAAAAGAAATCTGCAACAAATTCCAAAGTGGCGGAACCTCAAAAGAAGGCAGAGGAATTTTAGATGAATATTACACACACGATAAAATTGTCGATGCAGTCCGTAATTTAATCAAAGACCATTTCAAAACTCAAAATGGAATTTCCGTTTTAGAACCCAGCGTTGGAACCGGGAATTTCATTTATGCTGCTAACGAATTATCTGTAAATTCTAAAATTACAGGATTTGAAATCAACGAGACCACAGCAAAAATTGCTAAACTTTTGCATCCCGAAGTCGAGATCAACCTTCGTTCTTTTGAAACCGAATTTATTGATGACACAGGTAATAAAAAAAACTCAAAAGATTTTTCAGAAAGATATGATTTGGTCATCGGGAATCCTCCCTATGGTGAACATCGGGGACTTTACAAAGGATTAGGAGAAGAGCCCAAAATTTCAAAATACGAAGATTATTTTGTTAAGCGGTCTTTGGATTCTTTAAAACCAAACGGCGTTTTGGCGATGGTACTTCCATCATCTTGGCTGAACCGCCAAAGCAATTTGAAAAATGCCAATATTTTGGAAGGTTTCCGCTTACCCAACGGAGCTTTTGCAGGAACACAAGTAGGTACCGACATTATCATTCTAAGAAAAAACAATCAAAATATTTCAAAGGATATTTCCAATTATTTTGAAAATAATCCAACAAGAATTTTGGGAGAAACCCGAGAAAAAACCAACCGTTTTGGTCGATTGGAAAAATATATTCACGGAAATTTAGATGAAGCTTTATTTAAGATTGAACAGTTTAAAAATAGGAAAGAAACCCAGCGGATCGGAAATCTGTTTGAAGATATGTTTTTAGAGGAAGAACCTAAAGTTGAAAATAAAGTTCCTGTACCCAAAAAAGGAAATGCAGAAATCGAAGATTCTGCTAGGATTGAAAACCAAAATAAAAATAAGGTAAATGTATCGGAAATTCAAGAAAAAATTGAATTGGTACTTTCTAAACTCAATAACATCAAGTTTAAATCTCCCGCAATTACGAATGAAATTAGCAAGTATCAAAAACTACGCGAAGATCTAATCACAAAGCCAACATCGTTTTCGGAGGAAAAATTAAAGGATCTTATTGAAAAAAGTGATAGAATAATTTCCATTCACAATACGAGAGTCGGGAAGGAATATGAACTTCAAACAAAACCGGGACTAAAGAAAGGTATTTTAAAATATCAGTTCTCCAAACAGGATGAAATTGTAAATACTTCCTTGCAAAATAGCTCTGATATTACCAAAGAACAAATTGAAGCATTCAGAGATACCTCTTATGACGGCACATTAAATAATCTTGGAAAGCATTATCAATTTGCGAACTTCATTGATGGAAACTGGGTTCACGATTTTTATTACACTGAAGGAAATGTTTATGCAAAATTAGAACAGTTAGAGCGAGATTTCGCAGATAAGAATGCAGTTGGTGGAACAGAAAACCAATACGAAAAACAAAAAGCATTACTAGAAAAAGCATTACCAAAAACGAAATCGCTGGATGAGATTTATATCAGCCCGAATCACGAATTCGTACACAAATTTGAGTTAGGTCAAGTAGAAAAAGACCAGTATAATCATATTACAAAACGTACCGAATCGGTCATTTTAGATTACAATCTTGCGGAAAAATTCAAAGATTTTGTAGGCACTTTGTCAAGTGAAGCCTTTGCGGGTTCTTCCGCTTGGGAAGTGCGAAGCTTTGTAGATAACGAAACGGTTACAGGAAGCGATAAAGAGAGGAATGCATTAGTAAGAGAAAGGCGAAAAGCTGCTGCGAATGATTTGTTTTACAAGTTTGTTCGCGAAGAACTTTCCGATGACATTAGAAATCGTTTTGTAAAAGACTTTAACCGCAATTACAATAACATCCACGTTCCGGATTATTCTAAATTCCCATTATTTTCCAGAATCTATCTGCATTTCAAAGGTCAGGAATTGCGTTTGACCGAAGTTCAGAAAGCAGGAATTGGAAGACAGACCACAAAAGGAGTAGGGCTCTTAGCGCACGAAGTGGGTTTTGGTAAAACATTATCAGGAATCCTATCTATGCACGAAGCAATGGAGAGGGGAAATGCGAAAAGACCAATCATCGTAGTTCCGAATGACAGTATTTTGAAACAATGGGTGGAAACGATATTTGAAACCATTCCCAATGCTAAAGTCAATGTTTTAGGGAATCTAGGCAAAGATTATGACCTTTCAAAGTTTGATAATAAAGACGGAGAAATTACCATTGTTACTTATGAGGGTTTCAATAATATCGGGTTTTCATCAGAAATAACTGAAGAACTTTCTTCAAAATTCAGCTACATCTCTACAAGCGAAATGAAAGGCGTTACCAATACGGAAAGGGATATCCAAATTGAACTTCAGAAAGAAAAGGAAATCGAGGGAAAAATGAAACGTGGTAAAATCTATGATTGGGAAGATTTTGGATTCGACCATTTGACGTACGACGAAGTTCACAACGCCAATCATATTGTAGGAAAAGTAAAAATTGAGGACCTAAGATTTGCTTCCGATTTTAGAAGTCAAAACCAACAGACTTCCAAATTGGGAATCAATACCTGGATGGCAGCTCAGTACATTCAAGACAAAAATGACGGAAGAAATGTAACCTTGCTTTCCGCAACGCCTTTTACCAACAAGCCTTTGGAATATTATTCCATTCTTTCTTTAATAGCAAATAGAAGATTAGAAGAATCGGGTTATTTCAATGTAAATACATTCTTCGAGACCTTTATGGAAGCGGACAATGATATGGAAATTGATGCAAAAGGCGATGTTAAATTTAAAGCAAATGTTCGAAGATTTAAAAATAATTCGCTGTTTCAGCAATTACTTTCGGAATTCATTGATATAAAAGGAGAAGAAGACAATCCGGAATTGATTCGTCCCAACAAAATAAATAAAGAGTATAAAATTGAGCAGAATGATCTGACAAGAGAACAATATGACTTGCTCAATGAAAATTTCAATGAAACTGAGAAGGGAGCAATTCTTACTCATATTCTCAATGCCCGACTGATTGCAATTTCGCCATATATATCATTATATTATGATGGCGAAGAACCTTCCGTCAAAGAATTCATAAAAAATTCTCCGAAATTAAAAGAGACGATGGATTTAATAAGGCAGAACAAAAAAGATCTTCCTGACTCCGGACAAATTATTTATTCTGAATTAGCTGTTGCTCAATTTCCAAAACTGAAAGAATACCTCATAACAGAAATCGGTTATAAACCCGAAGAAATTGGAATTATTACTGGTGCGACCAATAAAAATCAAAGAATTTCTATTCAAAATGAGTTTAATGAAGGAAAAATAAAAGTAGTTATTGGCAGTGAAGCCATACAGGAAGGAATGAACCTCCAGGAAAACACCACAGATGTTTATATGCTTACGTTGCCGTACAATTTTACGTCACTTCGACAAGTGGAAGGACGAGCGTGGAGACAAGGAAATAAAAATGAAAATGTGAGAATCAATTTTATGCTGACCAATGACAGTATTGATGTGTTTATGCTTCAAAAACTGCAATCCAAACAAGCAAGATATTTAGAAGCGATGAAAAAAGGAGCCGATGTTTTGGATATTTCGGACATCAGTACACATGAGCTTAAAACATCCATCATTACCAATCCCGAAACCAGAGCCAACATTGAAATCGAATTAATGAAAAAAAGGATTGAAAGCGAGAAAAATAAGCATCTCGCAGATAGTGCTTTTGTGTTGAGAAAATACGAAGATGTTTTGAAAGTTCAAGAGTTAGTCACCAAAGCTGAACATTCTTATAATAGAATTGAAGGCTATTCGAAAAATGGCGATGCAAATGCTGAATATTGGGCAACCCAATTACCATCATATCAAAAAACAATTGACCTTCATAAAGTTCAAGTACAAGAAGTAATTGAAAATTTAGCTCAGAAAGGAATAGATGTTACTCAAATTGAATTTCAAACCAAAACCACTGAAGATAAAATTGCAGAACTGGATAAGAAGTTAGAGGAGCTTCCGGAAACGAGGGAGAATTTGGTGGCGTTGTACAAAATAGAGAAAGCGGAACAATTAAAAGCTAATGAAAATAGAGATTATGTTAAAGAAAGATTGGATGAAAATAGGGCTTTATTTTGCTTATTTCCGAAAAAAGGCATTTATAGTAATAATCCATTGCATAAATCATTTGGTAAAACGGAGGTTAATGTAGATTTAGAAAATAAAGAGGTAAAAAGAAGAAGATAG